A window from Vulcanimicrobium alpinum encodes these proteins:
- a CDS encoding CaiB/BaiF CoA transferase family protein: MTQSGPLAGVRVLDCSTMIAAPSTAAMLADFGAEVVKIERPGSGDHVRRYGAQQDGIGLHWKALGRNKRSVALDLHHAHAQALLLRWLPQFDVFVENFRPGTLERWNLGPEWLLAASPQLVILRVTAFGQDGPYRERAGFGTLAEAITGIAAVSGYDDRPPLLPAFPLADVMAGQAAAAAVCAAYARRLRTGDGEVIDFAIYEAVMKLVESQITEFAATGNVHRRLGNRMEDTAPRGAYRCGDGAYVALSGSTQELAERVLRTIGGDALPADPRFRSNVERVANAEALDALIEGFCAQHTRDEAIAAFTAAGCAVGPLESIDSVAENPQIVARGSLVRLDDPELGEVTINAPFPRFAHAGAPPLRPGPSDVGRDTADVLARDLGLSEDELRGLADAGAIDDPRFRAGSHQARDRATSGT; encoded by the coding sequence ATGACGCAGAGTGGTCCGCTCGCGGGCGTGCGCGTGCTCGACTGTTCGACGATGATCGCGGCGCCGTCGACCGCGGCGATGCTGGCCGATTTCGGAGCCGAGGTGGTGAAGATCGAGCGGCCCGGCTCGGGCGATCACGTGCGCCGCTACGGCGCGCAGCAAGACGGGATCGGCCTGCACTGGAAAGCGCTGGGCCGCAACAAGCGCAGCGTCGCGCTCGACCTGCACCACGCGCACGCGCAGGCGCTGCTGCTGCGCTGGCTCCCGCAGTTCGACGTGTTCGTCGAAAACTTCCGGCCGGGAACGCTCGAACGCTGGAATCTCGGACCCGAGTGGCTGCTCGCGGCGTCCCCGCAGCTCGTCATCCTGCGGGTGACGGCGTTCGGTCAGGACGGGCCGTACCGCGAACGTGCAGGGTTCGGGACGCTTGCCGAGGCGATAACCGGAATCGCGGCGGTCTCGGGCTACGACGATCGGCCGCCGCTGCTGCCGGCCTTCCCGCTCGCCGACGTGATGGCCGGACAAGCCGCCGCCGCGGCGGTCTGCGCGGCCTACGCCCGGCGCCTGCGCACCGGAGACGGCGAGGTGATCGATTTCGCGATCTACGAAGCGGTGATGAAACTGGTCGAATCGCAGATCACCGAGTTCGCGGCGACCGGCAACGTACATCGGCGGCTGGGCAATCGGATGGAAGACACCGCGCCGCGCGGCGCCTATCGCTGCGGCGACGGCGCATACGTCGCGCTTTCCGGGAGCACGCAGGAGCTCGCCGAGCGCGTCCTGCGCACGATCGGCGGCGACGCGCTGCCCGCCGATCCGCGTTTTCGCTCGAACGTCGAACGCGTCGCGAATGCCGAGGCGCTCGACGCGCTGATCGAGGGATTCTGCGCGCAGCACACGCGTGACGAAGCGATCGCCGCCTTCACGGCTGCGGGCTGTGCGGTCGGGCCGCTCGAGTCGATCGACTCCGTCGCCGAGAACCCGCAGATCGTTGCGCGCGGATCGCTGGTGCGGCTCGACGATCCCGAGCTCGGCGAGGTGACGATCAACGCGCCGTTCCCGCGCTTCGCGCACGCCGGTGCGCCGCCGCTGCGCCCCGGTCCCAGCGACGTCGGTCGCGACACCGCCGACGTGCTCGCGCGCGATCTCGGGCTGAGCGAGGACGAGCTGCGCGGGCTGGCGGACGCGGGAGCGATCGACGATCCGCGATTTCGAGCGGGATCGCACCAAGCGCGGGACCGCGCCACGTCGGGGACGTAA
- a CDS encoding TRAP transporter substrate-binding protein, which translates to MPVTRQGFVAGSAATIASIAIVTPARAADFTLKYGHDLPVEHPINVRSVEAFAKIAKATGGRVQIKSFPTSVLGSDPSMISQIRSGAIDALAMPGAFLNAIVPLASIENLAYAFPNRETVFRAMDGDLGAVIRDEFRSKGLVVLDKIWENGFREITTSTKPIRNVNDLAGLKIRVSPGKIRVDTFQSLGASPSPIALSELYTSLQTHVIDAQENPLLLIDQQKFYEVQKYVSMSDHIWSGYWTLFNPDVWTKLGKSYQDIISKEMSAATLLARNDNVQLNKSVREKLQRRGMQFNDVDKNSFKKKLQDAKYYERWKDEFGEKAWTALEKYANKLA; encoded by the coding sequence ATGCCCGTGACTCGTCAAGGATTCGTCGCCGGTTCCGCCGCGACGATCGCGTCGATCGCGATCGTGACGCCGGCCCGCGCCGCCGATTTCACGCTGAAGTACGGGCACGATCTCCCCGTCGAGCATCCGATCAACGTCCGCTCGGTCGAGGCGTTCGCCAAGATCGCGAAAGCGACCGGCGGGCGCGTGCAGATCAAGTCGTTCCCCACCAGCGTGCTCGGCAGCGACCCGTCGATGATCTCGCAGATCCGCAGCGGCGCGATCGATGCGCTGGCGATGCCCGGCGCGTTTCTCAACGCAATCGTCCCGCTGGCGTCGATCGAAAACCTCGCCTACGCGTTTCCCAATCGCGAGACGGTCTTCCGCGCGATGGACGGCGACCTGGGCGCCGTGATCCGCGACGAGTTCCGCTCCAAGGGCCTCGTCGTGCTCGACAAGATCTGGGAGAACGGCTTCCGCGAGATCACGACGTCGACGAAGCCGATCCGCAACGTCAACGACCTGGCGGGTCTGAAGATCCGCGTCTCGCCGGGGAAGATTCGCGTCGACACCTTCCAGTCGCTGGGCGCGTCGCCGTCGCCGATCGCGCTGAGCGAGCTCTATACGTCCCTGCAGACGCACGTCATCGACGCCCAGGAGAACCCGCTGCTCCTCATCGACCAGCAGAAGTTCTACGAGGTGCAGAAGTACGTCTCGATGTCCGACCACATCTGGTCGGGCTACTGGACGCTCTTCAATCCCGACGTGTGGACGAAGCTCGGCAAGTCGTACCAGGACATCATCTCCAAAGAGATGAGTGCAGCGACCTTGCTCGCGCGCAACGACAACGTCCAGCTCAACAAATCCGTGCGTGAAAAATTACAGCGCCGCGGGATGCAGTTCAACGACGTCGACAAGAACAGTTTCAAGAAGAAGCTGCAGGACGCGAAGTACTACGAGCGCTGGAAGGACGAGTTCGGCGAGAAGGCCTGGACCGCACTCGAAAAATACGCGAACAAGCTGGCGTAA
- a CDS encoding TRAP transporter large permease subunit, with product MADAAVVTVESAQEVVHSRSHRYRLGWTGAVDRAIGAVVEPIAALLVVVEVVILASGVFTRYVLGRPLVWTDELGSIIFLWLAMLGSVVAYRRDEHIRLSVLVRRASPRVAEYLNAISSVVVALFVAVLMPASLRFLNQERDNLTPALQIPQSYVVLSIIIALSLILIIALLRMAETDLRVVGPVLLAAIVIGAGVYLARGAFAGLGNLNLVIFFFLLVGACVAIGVPIAFSFGLGTLSYVLVVTTVQPDIVVQRMSEGVSNLVLLAVPLFIFLGLLMETAGIARRLVEALASLVGHFRGGLSIVLVAAMYLVSGISGSKIADMAAVAPVLFPDMVKRGQKRTDMIALLATSGAMAETIPPSLVLIIIGSVTGVSIAALFTAGLLPAVVCSIFLIALALWKAHRQNESVSQRAPLSVIGRTLFVAVPGLLLPLLIRYFVVTGIATATEVSVVGIIYTLLVGVLVYREFKWRSLYPTLVDTVALAGAILLIIATATAMGWALTQSGFAQQLADILSHAPGGKGGIMLLSIVLFIVLGSVLEGIPAMVLFGPLLFPVAKAAGINEVHYAIVAVLAMGVGLFSPPLGIGFFSACAIGKAEPEHAVFPILPYLGVLLVGLLVIAYVPWISLGFLPANQR from the coding sequence ATGGCTGACGCCGCCGTCGTCACGGTCGAGAGCGCGCAAGAGGTCGTTCACTCCCGTTCTCACCGCTACCGGCTCGGCTGGACGGGGGCCGTCGATCGCGCGATCGGCGCCGTCGTCGAACCGATCGCCGCACTGCTGGTCGTGGTCGAAGTGGTCATCCTCGCCAGCGGCGTGTTCACGCGCTACGTGCTGGGCCGTCCGCTGGTGTGGACCGACGAGCTCGGGTCGATCATCTTCCTGTGGCTGGCGATGCTCGGTTCGGTGGTCGCCTACCGCCGTGACGAACACATCCGGCTCTCGGTGCTGGTGCGCCGCGCGTCGCCGCGCGTCGCCGAGTACCTCAACGCGATCTCGTCGGTCGTCGTCGCGCTGTTCGTCGCGGTGCTCATGCCGGCGTCGCTGCGCTTTCTCAATCAGGAGCGCGACAACCTCACCCCGGCGCTGCAGATCCCGCAGTCGTACGTCGTCCTCTCGATCATCATCGCGCTCTCGCTCATCCTGATCATCGCGCTGCTGCGGATGGCCGAGACCGATCTGCGGGTGGTCGGACCGGTGCTGCTCGCGGCGATCGTGATCGGCGCCGGAGTCTATTTGGCGCGCGGCGCGTTCGCGGGGCTCGGCAACCTCAACCTCGTGATCTTTTTCTTCCTGCTCGTCGGCGCGTGCGTCGCGATCGGGGTGCCGATCGCGTTCAGCTTCGGCCTGGGGACGCTCAGTTACGTCCTCGTCGTCACCACCGTCCAGCCGGACATCGTCGTCCAGCGGATGAGCGAAGGCGTCTCCAACCTCGTCCTGCTCGCCGTTCCGCTCTTCATCTTCCTGGGCTTGCTGATGGAGACCGCGGGGATCGCACGCCGGCTGGTCGAGGCGCTCGCGAGCCTGGTCGGACACTTTCGCGGCGGGCTGTCGATCGTGCTCGTCGCGGCGATGTATCTGGTCTCCGGGATCTCTGGTTCGAAGATCGCCGACATGGCGGCGGTGGCCCCGGTGCTCTTCCCCGATATGGTGAAGCGCGGGCAGAAGCGCACCGACATGATCGCGCTGCTCGCGACGTCGGGCGCGATGGCGGAGACGATCCCGCCGAGCCTGGTGCTCATCATCATCGGCTCGGTTACCGGCGTCTCGATCGCGGCGCTCTTCACCGCCGGGCTGCTGCCCGCGGTCGTGTGCTCGATCTTCCTGATCGCGCTCGCGCTCTGGAAGGCGCACCGCCAAAACGAAAGCGTCTCGCAGCGCGCGCCGCTCAGCGTGATCGGACGGACGCTGTTCGTCGCGGTTCCCGGGCTGCTGCTTCCGCTGCTGATCCGGTATTTCGTCGTCACCGGAATCGCGACCGCGACCGAGGTGAGCGTCGTCGGGATCATCTACACGCTGCTGGTCGGCGTTCTCGTCTACCGCGAGTTCAAGTGGCGGTCGCTCTATCCGACGCTCGTCGACACCGTGGCGCTCGCCGGCGCGATCCTGCTGATCATCGCGACGGCGACGGCGATGGGCTGGGCGCTGACGCAGTCGGGGTTCGCGCAGCAGCTCGCCGACATCCTCAGCCACGCTCCGGGCGGCAAGGGCGGGATCATGCTGCTCTCGATCGTGCTGTTCATCGTGCTCGGGTCGGTGCTCGAAGGGATTCCGGCGATGGTGCTGTTCGGTCCGCTGCTCTTCCCGGTCGCAAAAGCGGCGGGGATTAACGAGGTGCATTACGCGATCGTCGCGGTGCTCGCGATGGGCGTCGGGCTGTTCTCGCCGCCGCTGGGGATCGGGTTCTTCAGCGCGTGCGCGATCGGCAAGGCCGAACCCGAACACGCGGTGTTTCCGATCCTCCCGTATCTCGGCGTTCTGCTCGTCGGCCTGCTCGTGATCGCGTACGTCCCCTGGATCTCGCTCGGCTTCTTGCCGGCGAATCAGCGCTGA
- a CDS encoding tartrate dehydrogenase, producing MMATHRIAVIPGDGIGKEVVPEGIRVLEAAGRRFGIDFAWESFDWSCERYAETGAMMPEDGLAQIRSHDAIFFGAVGFPNVPDHVSLWGLLIPMRRGFQQYVNLRPVRLMPGIPSPLAGRAPGEIDFWIVRENTEGEYSSIGGRMFEGTDDEVVVQESIFTRRGVDRILRYAFELARSRPKKHLTSATKSNGIAITMPFWDERVRAVADEYPDVRTDQYHIDILTAHFVQHPDWFDVVVGSNLFGDILSDLGPGVTGTIGIAPSANLNPERAFPSLFEPVHGSAPDIAGRGIANPIGQIWSGAMMLEHLGHADAAAAVMAAIEGVLTTGPRTRDAGGTANTIEVGTAIAEAVASAR from the coding sequence CTGATGGCAACGCATCGCATCGCCGTCATCCCGGGCGACGGGATCGGCAAGGAAGTGGTCCCCGAGGGGATTCGCGTCCTCGAAGCGGCCGGCCGCCGCTTCGGGATCGATTTTGCGTGGGAGTCGTTCGACTGGAGCTGCGAGCGGTACGCCGAGACGGGTGCGATGATGCCCGAAGACGGGCTCGCGCAAATCCGCAGCCACGACGCGATCTTCTTCGGCGCGGTCGGATTTCCGAACGTCCCCGATCACGTCTCCCTGTGGGGCCTGCTCATCCCGATGCGGCGCGGCTTTCAGCAGTACGTGAACTTGCGCCCGGTGCGGCTGATGCCGGGGATTCCCTCGCCGCTCGCCGGCCGCGCGCCGGGCGAGATCGACTTCTGGATCGTGCGCGAGAACACCGAGGGCGAATACAGCTCGATCGGCGGCCGGATGTTCGAGGGGACCGACGACGAGGTCGTCGTCCAGGAATCGATCTTCACGCGTCGCGGCGTCGACCGCATCCTGCGCTACGCGTTCGAACTCGCGCGCTCGCGTCCGAAGAAGCACCTCACCTCGGCGACGAAATCGAACGGGATCGCGATCACGATGCCGTTCTGGGACGAACGCGTGCGCGCCGTCGCCGACGAGTACCCCGACGTGCGGACCGATCAGTACCACATCGACATCCTGACCGCGCACTTCGTCCAGCACCCCGACTGGTTCGACGTCGTCGTCGGGTCGAATCTGTTCGGCGACATCCTCTCCGATCTGGGGCCGGGCGTCACCGGCACGATCGGGATCGCACCGTCGGCTAACCTGAATCCCGAGCGTGCCTTTCCCTCGCTGTTCGAACCCGTGCACGGCTCGGCACCCGACATCGCCGGGCGCGGGATCGCGAACCCGATCGGACAGATCTGGTCGGGCGCGATGATGCTCGAGCACCTCGGCCACGCCGACGCCGCCGCGGCGGTGATGGCGGCGATCGAAGGCGTCCTCACCACCGGGCCGCGCACGCGCGACGCCGGCGGAACGGCGAACACGATCGAGGTCGGCACCGCGATCGCCGAGGCGGTCGCGAGCGCACGATGA